The proteins below come from a single Thalassotalea ponticola genomic window:
- the iscA gene encoding iron-sulfur cluster assembly protein IscA, with product MSISMTPAASERVKTFLNNRGKGLGLRLGVKTTGCSGLAYVLEFVDELNADDEVFDIDDVKIIVDGKSLVHLDGTELDFVKEGLNEGFKFTNPNAKGECGCGESFSV from the coding sequence ATGTCAATTTCAATGACACCAGCGGCGTCAGAGCGAGTGAAGACGTTTTTAAATAACCGAGGCAAAGGCTTAGGCCTTCGCCTTGGTGTTAAAACAACGGGCTGTTCAGGTCTTGCTTATGTGTTGGAGTTTGTTGACGAACTTAACGCAGATGATGAAGTGTTTGACATTGACGATGTAAAAATTATCGTTGATGGCAAGTCACTGGTTCACCTTGACGGCACCGAGCTAGACTTTGTTAAAGAAGGTTTGAACGAAGGCTTCAAATTCACTAACCCTAACGCCAAAGGCGAATGTGGATGTGGCGAGAGCTTCAGTGTGTAA
- the hscA gene encoding Fe-S protein assembly chaperone HscA, protein MALLQIAEPGQSSVPHQHKLAAGIDLGTTNSLVASVMSGLPKTLVDANGKDILPSVVSYQAKQVLVGDSANALAIEDPQNTIVSAKRLIGRSLADIQQKYPSLPYEFVGDESHPSINTRQGVKNPVQVSADILKTLAERAQMSLGDELQGVVITVPAYFDDAQRQSTKDAAKLAGLNVLRLLNEPTAAAVAYGLDSGQEGVVAVYDLGGGTFDISILRLNKGVFEVMATGGDSALGGDDFDHVLSNLIVEQAGLQRPLSHGLERQVLMQAKAVKEALSSAEQTNCQLTLEDDTVVQFDISRAQFNALIQPLVNTTLRACRRSLKDAGVSQDEVLEVVMVGGSTRVPLVREQVAAFFNRQPLTSIDPDKVVALGAAIQADVLVGNKPDSDMLLLDVTPLSLGIETMGGLVEKIIPRNTTIPVAKAQEFTTFKDGQTAMAIHVLQGERELVDDCRSLARFELRGIPAMTAGAAHIRVTFKVDADGLLSVSAMEKSTKVEASIQVKPSFGLGEDDIVTMLQDSMQHAKGDMDARMLKEQQVEADRVYESVSAALAQDAQALLSEAELAKINQALADLQQVSQTTDTAAIEAAIAAVDKVTATFAERRMDSSIRTALAGHSVDEV, encoded by the coding sequence ATGGCATTACTACAAATTGCTGAACCGGGACAAAGCAGTGTTCCCCATCAACACAAACTCGCTGCAGGAATAGACTTAGGTACGACCAACTCACTCGTTGCTAGCGTGATGAGTGGTTTACCAAAGACGCTTGTCGACGCAAATGGCAAGGACATTTTGCCGTCTGTGGTCAGCTACCAGGCCAAACAAGTACTGGTAGGCGACAGCGCCAATGCACTTGCCATTGAAGACCCGCAAAATACCATTGTATCGGCAAAGCGACTAATCGGTCGTTCGTTAGCTGATATCCAGCAAAAGTACCCGTCGCTACCATATGAGTTTGTTGGCGATGAGTCGCATCCGTCTATCAATACCCGTCAAGGGGTGAAAAACCCAGTACAAGTATCAGCGGATATTTTGAAAACTTTAGCAGAGCGCGCGCAAATGTCACTTGGTGACGAGTTACAAGGGGTGGTTATAACCGTACCTGCGTATTTTGATGACGCTCAACGCCAAAGTACTAAAGACGCTGCTAAATTGGCCGGCTTAAACGTGTTGCGACTGTTGAACGAACCCACTGCTGCAGCGGTAGCGTATGGTCTTGACAGTGGTCAAGAAGGCGTTGTTGCCGTTTACGATTTGGGTGGTGGTACGTTTGATATTTCCATTTTGCGCCTGAATAAAGGCGTGTTTGAAGTGATGGCTACCGGTGGCGATTCGGCGCTCGGTGGCGATGACTTTGATCACGTGTTATCCAACCTTATCGTTGAGCAAGCAGGATTACAACGACCGTTGTCGCACGGCTTAGAACGTCAGGTGTTGATGCAAGCTAAAGCGGTTAAAGAGGCCTTATCAAGCGCTGAGCAAACCAATTGCCAGTTAACTCTTGAAGACGATACGGTTGTCCAATTTGATATTAGCAGAGCTCAGTTTAACGCGCTTATTCAACCCTTGGTAAACACAACATTGCGAGCCTGCCGTCGTTCATTAAAAGACGCTGGCGTGAGCCAAGATGAGGTGCTTGAAGTGGTCATGGTTGGCGGTTCTACTCGAGTGCCTTTGGTACGCGAACAAGTGGCTGCGTTTTTCAATCGTCAGCCATTGACGTCGATAGACCCAGACAAAGTTGTTGCCTTAGGCGCAGCCATTCAAGCCGATGTGTTAGTCGGTAACAAGCCGGATAGCGACATGCTACTACTCGATGTAACCCCGCTGTCGCTAGGTATTGAGACTATGGGTGGTTTGGTCGAGAAAATTATTCCTCGCAATACGACGATCCCAGTGGCTAAAGCACAGGAGTTTACTACATTCAAGGACGGTCAAACGGCGATGGCAATCCACGTTCTACAAGGTGAGCGCGAACTGGTTGACGATTGCCGTTCACTGGCCCGTTTTGAGTTGCGTGGCATACCGGCAATGACGGCAGGGGCTGCCCATATACGCGTTACTTTTAAAGTGGATGCGGATGGTTTACTCAGCGTCAGCGCGATGGAAAAATCAACCAAAGTTGAAGCCTCTATCCAAGTAAAACCATCGTTTGGCTTGGGCGAAGACGACATCGTCACCATGTTACAAGATTCGATGCAACACGCCAAAGGTGATATGGACGCACGCATGCTCAAAGAGCAGCAGGTGGAAGCCGATCGCGTTTATGAAAGTGTTAGTGCTGCCCTTGCCCAAGATGCACAGGCATTGTTGTCAGAGGCGGAATTAGCAAAAATTAATCAAGCATTGGCTGACCTACAACAGGTAAGTCAAACCACGGATACTGCCGCTATTGAGGCTGCAATAGCAGCGGTTGATAAAGTTACGGCCACGTTTGCAGAGCGTCGAATGGATTCGTCTATTCGCACCGCCCTAGCAGGCCATTCGGTAGATGAGGTTTAA
- the trmJ gene encoding tRNA (cytosine(32)/uridine(32)-2'-O)-methyltransferase TrmJ, whose product MLDNVRIVLVNTSDCRNIGSAARAMKTMGLTNLYLVDPIEMPNGQAQALAAGATDVLANAKVVNTLEEAISDCGLVVGTSARSRTLPWPMLEPRECGAKMTEEGHNYPVALVFGRESSGLTNDELQLCHYHVCIPANPEYSSLNLAMAVQTLSYEVRMNYLEQQSAQYANKATPETSDDDAEQYPLVDETERFYEHFEAAMKKTGFIQPKHPGMIMSKVRRLFNRARPDGKELKMLRGILASIDKVAEKN is encoded by the coding sequence ATGTTAGATAACGTTCGAATAGTCTTAGTCAATACGTCTGATTGTCGCAACATAGGTAGTGCGGCACGAGCGATGAAAACCATGGGGTTAACCAACCTTTATTTGGTCGATCCTATTGAAATGCCAAATGGGCAAGCGCAGGCGTTAGCCGCTGGCGCAACCGATGTACTCGCCAACGCCAAAGTGGTAAACACGTTAGAAGAAGCGATCAGTGATTGTGGGTTAGTGGTTGGTACCAGCGCCCGTTCTCGCACTTTACCTTGGCCAATGCTTGAGCCGAGAGAGTGCGGTGCTAAAATGACTGAAGAGGGACATAACTATCCTGTCGCCTTGGTATTTGGCCGTGAGAGTAGCGGCTTAACCAATGACGAACTTCAGCTGTGTCACTACCACGTGTGTATTCCGGCAAACCCTGAGTACAGCTCTCTGAATCTGGCTATGGCGGTGCAAACGCTAAGTTATGAAGTGCGGATGAATTATCTCGAGCAGCAATCAGCTCAGTACGCAAATAAAGCGACGCCTGAGACCTCGGATGACGATGCTGAACAATATCCGTTAGTTGATGAGACCGAACGCTTTTATGAGCACTTTGAAGCAGCAATGAAAAAAACCGGTTTTATTCAGCCTAAGCACCCTGGCATGATTATGAGTAAAGTGCGTCGTTTATTTAATCGTGCGCGTCCAGACGGTAAAGAGCTCAAAATGCTACGCGGGATATTGGCTTCAATTGATAAGGTTGCCGAGAAAAACTAA
- the iscU gene encoding Fe-S cluster assembly scaffold IscU gives MAYSEKVIDHYENPRNVGSFDKNDASVATGMVGAPACGDVMKLQLKIDDQGIIEDAKFKTYGCGSAIASSSLVTEWVKGKSIEEAAEIKNTAIAEELALPPVKIHCSILAEDAIKAAIEDYKAKKEG, from the coding sequence ATGGCTTATAGTGAAAAAGTTATCGATCATTACGAGAACCCACGTAACGTTGGTTCATTTGACAAAAATGATGCAAGTGTTGCAACCGGTATGGTTGGCGCACCGGCGTGTGGTGACGTAATGAAGCTGCAGTTGAAAATTGATGACCAAGGTATCATTGAAGATGCCAAGTTCAAAACCTACGGCTGTGGTTCTGCAATTGCTTCAAGCTCGTTAGTAACTGAGTGGGTTAAAGGTAAATCAATTGAAGAAGCGGCGGAAATTAAGAATACCGCTATCGCAGAAGAGTTGGCTTTACCGCCGGTAAAAATCCATTGCTCTATCTTAGCGGAAGACGCAATCAAAGCGGCAATTGAAGACTACAAAGCGAAGAAAGAAGGCTAG
- the fdx gene encoding ISC system 2Fe-2S type ferredoxin, with protein MPQIIFLPHEELCPEGLAVEANSGESILNVALQNDIHIEHACEKVCACTTCHVIVREGFDSLPESDELEDDMLDKAWGLEPESRLGCQAIIKDEDLVVEIPKYTVNMVSENH; from the coding sequence ATGCCACAAATTATATTTCTTCCCCATGAAGAACTGTGCCCTGAAGGGTTGGCCGTTGAAGCAAACAGCGGTGAGAGCATCTTGAATGTAGCACTGCAAAATGACATTCATATTGAACACGCCTGTGAAAAAGTATGCGCGTGTACTACGTGTCATGTGATCGTACGTGAAGGATTTGATTCATTGCCTGAAAGTGATGAATTAGAGGACGATATGCTCGATAAGGCATGGGGATTAGAGCCCGAGTCGCGACTGGGTTGTCAGGCGATCATTAAAGATGAAGACTTAGTCGTTGAAATTCCCAAATACACGGTGAATATGGTATCGGAAAATCACTAG
- the iscR gene encoding Fe-S cluster assembly transcriptional regulator IscR → MKLTSKGRYAVTAMLDVAIHAESGPVPLADISERQGISLSYLEQLFSKLRKHGLVSSVRGPGGGYRLGRCTAKIAVADVIKAVDETVDATRCQGQGNCQGGHKCLTHNLWNDLSERIADFLSNITLSELVNQGDVKKVSERQDAEYMSNHQQKTVGTVISTKSIINEW, encoded by the coding sequence ATGAAACTGACATCGAAAGGTCGCTACGCGGTTACGGCTATGCTGGATGTGGCTATTCACGCCGAAAGCGGTCCGGTGCCGTTAGCAGACATTTCTGAGCGACAAGGTATTTCGTTGTCGTATTTGGAACAGCTGTTTTCTAAGTTGCGCAAGCACGGTCTAGTGAGCAGTGTGCGCGGGCCTGGTGGGGGTTACCGCCTAGGTCGTTGTACGGCAAAAATTGCCGTTGCCGATGTAATTAAAGCGGTTGACGAAACAGTGGATGCTACCCGTTGTCAAGGACAAGGCAACTGTCAAGGTGGGCACAAGTGTTTAACCCACAATTTATGGAATGATTTAAGTGAACGCATTGCCGATTTTCTCAGTAACATCACATTAAGTGAGCTGGTTAATCAAGGCGATGTGAAGAAAGTATCGGAACGCCAAGATGCTGAGTATATGAGCAATCATCAGCAAAAGACAGTTGGCACCGTGATATCAACGAAAAGCATTATCAACGAGTGGTAA
- the suhB gene encoding inositol-1-monophosphatase translates to MHPMLNIAVRAARSAGNVIARSFEQSDKIEVEAKGLNDLVTNVDKQAEQIIIDTILKSYPEHSIVSEERGVIAGSNADYQWIIDPLDGTTNFIKGIPHFAVSIALKYKGKLDQAVIYDPIRGELFTASRGKGAQLNNSRIRVSNMKEINGSVLATGFPFKQKASADAYLNMFKDLFTKTADMRRAGSAALDLAYVAAGRVDGFFELGLKPWDTAAGELLVIEAGGLVTDFNGGTNHAKSGNTVAANARVLKQLLTDIRPHLTPSMINR, encoded by the coding sequence ATGCATCCAATGCTGAATATCGCCGTGCGCGCTGCGCGCAGTGCCGGTAACGTTATTGCTCGTTCTTTTGAGCAGTCAGATAAAATTGAAGTTGAAGCCAAAGGTCTTAACGACTTGGTTACCAATGTTGATAAGCAAGCAGAGCAAATCATCATTGATACTATTTTAAAGTCATACCCTGAACACTCTATTGTGTCAGAGGAACGTGGTGTTATTGCCGGTTCAAATGCTGACTACCAATGGATCATCGATCCACTCGATGGTACCACTAACTTTATCAAGGGTATCCCTCACTTTGCCGTTTCAATTGCCTTAAAATACAAAGGTAAATTGGACCAAGCCGTTATCTACGACCCAATTCGCGGAGAGCTTTTCACAGCGAGCCGTGGTAAAGGTGCACAATTAAACAACAGCCGTATTCGTGTAAGTAACATGAAAGAAATCAACGGTAGCGTACTAGCAACAGGTTTCCCATTTAAGCAAAAAGCAAGTGCAGATGCTTATCTAAACATGTTTAAAGATTTATTCACCAAAACCGCCGACATGCGCCGCGCTGGCTCAGCCGCGCTAGATTTGGCCTATGTTGCCGCCGGTCGTGTAGACGGATTCTTTGAGTTGGGCTTAAAACCATGGGATACCGCTGCCGGTGAACTACTGGTCATCGAAGCTGGTGGTTTGGTTACAGACTTTAATGGCGGTACTAATCATGCAAAAAGTGGTAACACCGTAGCGGCTAACGCGCGCGTATTAAAGCAACTGCTAACCGATATTCGTCCGCACTTAACACCATCGATGATCAATCGCTAA
- a CDS encoding IscS subfamily cysteine desulfurase codes for MKLPIYLDYSATTPTDKRVAEKMMQYLTTDGCFGNPASRSHKFGWQAEEAVDIARNQIAELINADPREIVFTSGATESDNLAIKGAAHFYGKKGKHIITSKTEHKAVLDTCRELERQGYEVTYLEPEADGLIDLAKLEAAMRDDTVLVSIMHVNNEIGVIQDVASIGELCRSRKIVFHVDAAQSVGKIPVDLQELKIDLLSISAHKMYGPKGIGALYVRRKPRIRLEAQMHGGGHERGMRSGTLPTHQIVGFGEACRIAKDEMQQDLEHVTAMRDRLWAGIKDMEQVFVNGDFKQRYPGNLNVSFNFVEGESLIMALKDLAVSSGSACTSASLEPSYVLRALGLNDELAHSSIRFSFGRYTKPEEVDYAVDLIKNAINHLREMSPLWEMFQDGVDLEKVEWVAH; via the coding sequence ATGAAGTTACCAATTTACCTTGATTATTCAGCAACAACACCGACTGATAAACGCGTTGCTGAAAAAATGATGCAATACCTAACCACCGACGGTTGTTTTGGCAATCCGGCATCTCGCTCGCACAAGTTTGGTTGGCAGGCTGAAGAAGCCGTTGATATTGCACGCAATCAAATTGCTGAACTTATCAATGCCGATCCGCGTGAAATCGTATTCACATCGGGTGCTACTGAATCTGATAACTTAGCGATTAAAGGTGCGGCGCATTTTTATGGTAAAAAAGGCAAACACATTATCACCAGTAAGACCGAGCACAAAGCGGTTCTTGATACGTGTCGCGAGCTAGAGCGTCAAGGTTACGAAGTAACTTACCTCGAACCTGAAGCTGATGGTCTAATCGATTTGGCTAAGCTAGAGGCGGCGATGCGCGACGATACCGTACTGGTGTCAATCATGCACGTAAACAACGAAATTGGTGTAATTCAAGACGTAGCGTCTATTGGCGAATTATGTCGCTCACGCAAGATCGTATTCCACGTTGATGCGGCACAATCAGTGGGTAAAATTCCAGTTGACCTACAAGAATTGAAGATCGACCTATTATCTATTTCGGCTCACAAAATGTACGGGCCAAAAGGCATCGGTGCATTGTATGTACGTCGCAAGCCGCGTATTCGCTTAGAAGCGCAAATGCACGGTGGTGGTCACGAGCGCGGTATGCGCAGTGGTACTCTACCAACTCATCAAATCGTTGGTTTTGGTGAAGCGTGTCGTATTGCCAAGGACGAGATGCAACAAGATCTTGAGCACGTAACGGCAATGCGTGATCGCTTATGGGCTGGGATCAAAGACATGGAACAAGTGTTTGTCAACGGTGACTTCAAACAGCGTTACCCTGGTAACTTAAATGTCAGCTTCAACTTTGTCGAAGGTGAGTCACTGATCATGGCACTTAAAGACTTAGCTGTGTCGTCGGGCTCAGCGTGTACATCTGCGAGTCTAGAGCCTTCGTATGTATTGCGTGCGCTTGGGTTGAACGACGAGTTAGCACACAGTTCAATTCGCTTTAGCTTTGGTCGTTACACCAAACCTGAAGAAGTGGATTACGCCGTAGACCTGATTAAAAACGCGATTAATCACTTACGTGAAATGTCGCCGTTATGGGAAATGTTCCAAGACGGTGTTGATTTAGAAAAAGTTGAGTGGGTTGCTCACTAG
- the hscB gene encoding co-chaperone HscB: MDYFQLFGLEPTFEVNLNQLSATYQALQKTVHPDRFAHSSAQDKMRAVQKSAEINDAFQTLKNPILRGEYLLTLRGVELPSEQQSFADVGFLMQQMELREMLADVEHASDPDAALFAAQQELDTQSQQLWQQFKGVIATATEADNDQAAELLRKLKFYQKLQLELERIEDKLFD; this comes from the coding sequence TTGGATTATTTTCAACTGTTTGGCCTTGAACCAACATTCGAGGTCAATCTCAATCAATTGTCAGCAACGTATCAAGCATTACAAAAAACGGTCCATCCAGACCGTTTTGCGCATTCATCGGCGCAAGATAAGATGCGTGCGGTACAAAAGTCAGCAGAAATAAACGACGCGTTTCAAACTCTTAAAAATCCCATTTTACGCGGTGAGTATCTATTGACGTTGCGCGGTGTTGAGCTGCCGTCTGAGCAACAGAGCTTTGCTGATGTCGGTTTTTTAATGCAACAAATGGAACTGCGCGAAATGTTGGCTGACGTTGAGCATGCCAGTGATCCCGATGCCGCGTTATTTGCCGCTCAGCAAGAGCTTGATACGCAATCGCAGCAACTGTGGCAGCAGTTTAAAGGCGTTATCGCAACCGCAACTGAGGCAGATAATGACCAAGCCGCAGAACTTCTGAGAAAATTGAAATTTTACCAAAAATTGCAATTAGAACTTGAGCGAATAGAGGACAAGTTGTTCGATTAG
- a CDS encoding winged helix-turn-helix domain-containing protein, producing MEEKDLFEKWTFKAREALLVHESGESIIMEAKIAKLLMYFLANPNKVITRDELLEHVWDKRIVSDYTINSTISELRKLLNIEGSKERNKYIKTHPKIGYSFVAAIKTTIEKEQSQPPVAKENKLTEKIIALSLFFITLLVFVFFVGNSHPENIEITGKKFLSYKDGQISYPSISSDKKYISYIRMHEGSGQFQLVIKDFKSTEILYESDVEENITSVGFAKGTKDIFIQKHESDSCELYKVAYTHENKFEFRETAHLVSCGSNIITSPISNLKNKIYFSGKVNEDIGINIYELDINTGEIESKTGDIHSTDFNYFHHLNKDDLLIVRKENSKVYSLVKLNLSDGVTKSLHTVDYPVFSAFWLDENQIVFPKKEELMVFDLKTNKESSFLTLDDRISFAELIAPEELLVVEGRSLKNNIYHGLIGKGAATYSQVISSSFLDKEPVMNKHNQIAFTSNRTGVSQIYLKSKEKLTQLTSYDEDKNLSNLSFSNDGENLLFIKNFNVFTLNIQNLVIKPIHTFEGKVMSAVFACDGRAILYTIHSKGLTNLYLNQEGKVSLINSNVDLVKSDCLENKYAGYLTGDQLIKIFNSSMKLEDVVKYKAKHEISSNNSWEYSNGKLYFASAESLLKFDMDTDEIENINLPFKGVWNFSLYDESILFSKHTANNSHVSSYTLKRH from the coding sequence ATGGAAGAAAAAGATTTATTTGAAAAGTGGACTTTTAAGGCGCGTGAGGCTCTTTTAGTTCATGAAAGTGGTGAGTCCATTATTATGGAAGCTAAAATAGCTAAGCTTCTAATGTACTTTTTGGCTAACCCAAATAAAGTTATAACGAGAGATGAATTACTAGAGCATGTGTGGGATAAACGAATTGTCTCAGATTACACAATCAATTCCACAATATCTGAACTTAGAAAGCTGTTGAACATAGAAGGCAGCAAAGAAAGAAACAAATATATAAAAACTCATCCTAAAATTGGCTATTCATTTGTTGCGGCAATTAAAACCACTATTGAAAAGGAGCAATCTCAACCTCCAGTAGCCAAAGAGAATAAATTAACAGAAAAAATTATAGCCTTATCATTATTTTTCATTACTCTCTTGGTTTTTGTTTTTTTTGTGGGCAATTCTCACCCTGAGAACATTGAAATTACGGGCAAGAAGTTTCTTTCTTATAAAGATGGTCAAATATCTTATCCGAGCATTTCAAGTGATAAAAAATATATTAGTTATATCCGGATGCATGAAGGTTCTGGGCAGTTCCAACTTGTAATCAAAGATTTTAAAAGTACGGAAATACTCTATGAAAGCGATGTCGAAGAAAATATAACTTCTGTTGGTTTTGCGAAGGGTACCAAAGATATATTCATTCAAAAGCATGAGAGCGATAGTTGTGAACTATATAAAGTAGCTTACACACACGAAAACAAGTTTGAATTTAGAGAAACAGCACATTTAGTTAGTTGTGGGTCTAATATCATTACATCACCTATAAGTAACCTGAAAAATAAGATCTACTTTTCTGGGAAAGTAAATGAAGATATCGGAATTAATATCTATGAACTAGATATCAATACAGGTGAAATCGAATCAAAAACTGGTGATATCCATTCGACTGATTTTAATTATTTTCACCATTTGAATAAAGACGATTTATTAATAGTTAGGAAAGAAAATTCTAAAGTTTATTCCTTAGTAAAATTAAATCTTAGTGACGGTGTTACAAAGAGTCTTCATACTGTAGATTATCCTGTTTTTTCGGCTTTTTGGTTAGATGAAAATCAAATTGTATTTCCTAAAAAAGAAGAGTTGATGGTTTTCGATTTAAAAACGAATAAAGAGTCATCATTTTTAACATTAGATGATCGCATTTCTTTTGCTGAACTCATCGCGCCAGAGGAGTTACTTGTTGTCGAAGGTAGGAGTTTAAAAAATAACATCTATCATGGGCTGATAGGTAAAGGCGCTGCGACATATTCTCAAGTAATTTCGTCGTCGTTTTTAGATAAAGAACCTGTAATGAATAAACATAACCAAATTGCATTCACTTCAAACCGCACAGGAGTTTCTCAAATTTATTTAAAGAGTAAAGAAAAATTAACTCAACTGACCTCTTATGATGAAGATAAAAATTTAAGCAATTTATCGTTTTCTAATGATGGCGAAAACCTTCTTTTCATCAAAAATTTCAATGTATTCACACTCAACATTCAAAATTTAGTTATTAAACCTATTCATACCTTTGAAGGAAAGGTTATGAGTGCTGTTTTTGCATGCGATGGTCGAGCGATATTATATACTATTCACTCGAAAGGCTTGACTAACCTTTATTTAAATCAAGAGGGTAAAGTATCTCTAATTAATTCCAATGTGGATTTAGTTAAAAGTGATTGTCTTGAGAATAAATATGCGGGGTACTTGACTGGGGATCAATTAATTAAAATATTCAACTCTTCAATGAAACTAGAAGATGTCGTTAAGTACAAAGCTAAACATGAAATCTCTTCCAACAATAGTTGGGAATATTCGAACGGGAAGCTCTATTTTGCATCTGCGGAGTCGCTTCTTAAGTTTGATATGGATACTGATGAGATAGAAAACATAAATTTGCCATTTAAAGGGGTATGGAACTTTTCACTTTATGATGAGTCTATTCTTTTTAGTAAACATACCGCAAACAACTCTCACGTAAGCAGTTACACATTAAAAAGGCACTAA
- the cysE gene encoding serine O-acetyltransferase: MFARIKEDINSVFDRDPAARNTFEVLTNYPGLHAIWGHCLSHWLWQKNFKWLARTVSTILRWLTGVEIHPGATIGRRFFIDHGMGIVIGETAEIGDDCTVYHGVTLGGTSWKAGKRHPTLGNNVVIGAGAKVLGPLNVGNNARIGSNAVVVKDVPDSATVVGIPGRVVSNSNDPELQKRNELASKYGFDAYAVSSDNPDPVAKAIGRVLDHVHLMDAKLKEMSCELNKLGGNVCEDELPELRVSEFAEAEQDAAKRRQIEREKFDPKI; this comes from the coding sequence ATGTTTGCCAGAATCAAAGAAGATATTAACAGTGTATTCGACCGCGACCCTGCAGCGCGTAATACGTTTGAAGTATTAACCAACTACCCTGGGCTACACGCCATTTGGGGGCACTGTTTATCGCATTGGTTATGGCAAAAAAACTTTAAATGGTTGGCACGCACTGTGTCGACCATTTTGCGTTGGCTAACTGGCGTTGAAATTCACCCAGGAGCAACCATTGGTCGGCGCTTTTTTATCGATCATGGTATGGGTATTGTGATTGGTGAAACGGCCGAAATAGGTGATGACTGTACCGTTTACCACGGCGTTACCTTAGGTGGTACCAGCTGGAAAGCGGGCAAGCGCCATCCGACATTGGGTAACAATGTGGTCATTGGCGCGGGCGCTAAAGTACTCGGGCCATTAAACGTTGGCAATAACGCCCGGATCGGCTCCAATGCGGTGGTTGTTAAAGATGTACCCGACAGCGCGACTGTCGTTGGCATTCCTGGCCGGGTAGTGAGTAACAGCAACGATCCTGAGTTGCAAAAGCGCAACGAGTTGGCTAGCAAGTATGGCTTTGATGCGTATGCGGTGTCGAGCGATAACCCAGACCCCGTAGCCAAAGCGATTGGTCGAGTGCTCGACCACGTACACTTGATGGACGCAAAATTAAAAGAAATGAGCTGTGAGCTTAACAAACTCGGTGGTAACGTCTGTGAAGATGAGCTGCCAGAGCTCCGCGTTAGTGAGTTCGCTGAAGCAGAGCAAGACGCTGCTAAGCGTCGTCAAATCGAACGAGAAAAATTCGATCCAAAAATTTAA